The genomic region CGATGGCGCATGCGCTCAACTAATGGCGGACGACACACACAGGAAATACATGAATTTAAATAACCCATGTATGATGTGTTAATATGTCGTAcgcaaaatgtaaatatgagGTACCTTAAAAGTCACACCTTAAAAAAATACTCCGTGTTTTGTAATGCAGTTTTGTTGAAGTATTTAGAAATAGTTCCTCcgacagtttttgttttccttagaTAAAGACACACATTTAAGGCTTCGATAACAGAAACCGTCTGATTTATTCGAGTTCAGTTATacaaacaaacacgaaacATTTAGCCTACATTAGCCATTGCAAAGTAAAAGCTGAAGAAACTGTTAGAAAGAAGAGCCTGTACGACAATATCAACGTTGCATCCGCGGGCTGAGCATAAaagataaaatcaaaatgcaactacaaaaaaaattactgatCCACAGTTCATTAATTATAGAATCAACATCAACAATTCAGACAACTTGTTGTTGGGTGGAAAATCTTTGTCGTAGTATTAGTAGCCCTTGATATTGGTTGTCTAACTTGATAGATGTTTGTTTTAAGTGTAGTTCGTTCTTGATGATCTGGCCTAAAAATGGGCTTAGATGGCTGGAACTGTGTAGTTCCTGAAAGATAAGCTTGATAAAATGGTTGGCGAACGCTAGTCTGAGGTGGTTGAAGATGGGCAGAAGGCTCGTTGTCAGAATCAATGTTATTAGAGTGAGTATCCTCCGTGACGAAGATGTGTATCAGCTGTTCGGCATTGTGTGGACAAGCCGGATAGAAACGAGCACAGACTTTATCACCTGCCCGACCCTGGTAAGAAGTACCTAGTTGTGCGGCTCTGtaatacatttcttttggagTGCCTTCATCTTCCTCACTCAACTGAGACAGTGGATACCtagaaagaaaacacaacaactaATTTCTCATTCAAATTCTTTAACCGTTTTAAATAACCAACCCGAAAATTTCTTGCAAAAGAATTTCGTCTTCAGTGAGGCTCTCATGTGGCTTTTGGTAGATTTCGCAGATTAGCCGACGACCACACGACTGGTCATCAAACTGGGCAGCCATGTAAAGATAAGCGTTACCATTTGTTCGAGCTGCTTCGAATTCAAGTTGAAGATCCTCAGGGGACTCATCAATACTctcctcttcatcttcttcttcactttcTTCAGTATATCTGTCCTCCGGTATGCTAAGGTAACTCAATCGGGAATAATCGCGCTTCTTCCGGTTTAAAACTTTTCGATTTGCATAACTGGAATACGCGGAGTTTGTTCCTATGCCTACTGATTGCGAAAATATTTCGCTTCCAGTAGTGCCTGAACCACCATTGCTCGACAAATACTGAGCAGCCGGCGATGAGTATGTAGGATCTGGAGAGTACTCGGAAGCTTCACGGTACGCAGGGGGAGAAGGATAGGCAGGCGGAGATGGATAAGCTGGAGGAGAAGGATAGGCAGGAACAGAAGGATAAGCAGGTGGAGAAGGATATGATGGAGAAGGATATGATGGAGAAGAATATGCAGGAGGAGCACCGTAGGAGGGCCTTGGAGGTGGATAATAGGGTTCCTCATAGCTGTAATCTTCCTCGTAAGAACCGTCCTTTAACTTATGAAGAGTAGCGCCGAGTGCTAGTGCCAAGCCCAAACCGGATCCTAATGCACAGGCGCCAAGGAAGAGCATGGCAAGAGGGGCTTTCAGACCGAGAAGACCTTTCGTGATGAGCGCAAACTTGAGAGCCAGCATTTTGACCAGCAATGCTTTGCCTTTTAGCAAAATTAAAGGGATTTTGAGCAACAACTTGCCCAAGACTGCTTTAAGCAAAAGCTTCTTGATAGCCAACAGAGCTAAAGGCTTGCCGAGCAGAAGagcaaattttatttttgctaaGGCCACTAAAAGTAGTGGTTTGAGGAGGACAGCTTTGATTCCCAGGCCGAATTTTCGTGATGAAATCACGGCCGCTAGGGCCGTTCCACCAGCATCTTTTCCGTTGTGTCCTTTTCCAAgtaatttatctttaaagaTGGGTGGTAAGTGGCTTTGGGTTGGCTGGAAATGAATGGCTGCCACAAGGCAAATTAACACGAAGGTTGACAGCGTAGCACGCATCTTTATGTAAGTGCAATCTGAAAACATGTGCACGAAACATAACGATAAAACTAATTGGATTAATTTTGATTAAATAGTTTTAGCTTTTACCTTTTGCTATCACATGAACTGGACCCTTGAAAGGATCACTTTGCTGAGTTATTTGTGCtgtccaaaatttaaatgataTTGAAATAACAAATGTTGATGTGTGGTGGTTGGTCTTCAGCTTTGGGAGAAATGATGGCAACTGAAGAATTTGCTTGTTCTTCCATCGCATTTTATAGTCAACTTATCATTCACCTTTGCACACATATTCTCCGATAAGATTGACTGAGGCGAACTCGAAGAACGGATGATAGAAGACATCACCATCCTTTATTATTGCCGTTGCATATActaaaacaataaaatcaaTTGTCGTCAGGGAATGACACAGAAAAACGGACTCAACCATCGCGTTTCACTTGAGGCTCGCTTTGCTTCTGGACACTATCAAAGagaaattagaaaataatATAGCAGCAGTTTACGTTAGATCACCTCAATTGCTCcatatttcttaaaaattttattcccGATCTGCTCGTCCTGCTCTTTCATCTCATTCGATTGAACGCCATTCTCTTCCGTGTTGCAAACATCACGAAACTTCTGTCCAACTGTATTATCATCCCACCTTCCTCGTTGGAATGCCAATCGACTTAATACTTTCTCGGATTTTTATTCAAGAACAGTTAAACTTTATTGTGGCACCCTATTAGCTCATCTCCTGTAGAAAGTTTTCGCTTTGAAATCATCCAAATGTTTGAAACAGCATGCTTCGATTGCACGGAAAACTCGAATTGAATGGGATTTGCACGTCAACGTGGAAAATGTGAGCATTGATAAAGAAAGATGAGAGAGAAAATGGCGTGATTTAGCTCTCCCTACCTTctggaaattttcaagaaaaaaagtcaAGGAAATTGTTCAAACCTCTATTTCAAACTGCGTGAAGGCATAACCTATCCGATATAATCTTTATCGATGTTTTTCTAAATTACCTGCAGTTTTAATGAAATGATGAATGAATTCTTGCACACCAGTCAGATGAAAGGaaactaaaaacaataaaactttTTGCTACATAGTTTCAAAGCAAAGGTTAAGGAAGGGAACGATAAATTCTGTCTCAGTCCTTTCCACGTGTTTCGTCAATAATTGCAAGGACAAAGGATAGAGAGTGCAATAGCCAAGTGCAATCGTCATATTTGGTATGAACACTCACCCCCATAAGCATCCGACCCCTCCAAGTGGCGCCAAAATGTTTTGTGCCGCTTTTATGTATGCAAAGGGTTGTTTTCTAACCCCATCCCTTTCGCTcgcaaaaaacacaaaaggtttttttgcCACGCCATTGCAGTAGTATTAACCGTCAACAAAAATCGCAGCGGCACTAAATTTTCCCGCCATTTGAAGGGATTGGAAGTTAATGGCGTAGAGTGTACGCAGAAGACTCAAGCCAAGTATGGCGACGACAGTTAGAAATTGGCACACCGTGAATTGGTatctcttgttttattttcgtatGCTTCACTACGTTTTTAACATCTGAATTGTCATTCGAAAAAgtaggaaataaaaacagagtTCCGTATTACTTGGTGGCCTATTTCTCTGGCCACCCTACGGTTCTCGCGCCCCACATTGTTATAGCCTATATAATGTgacatctttctttttattgccaCGAATTACTGTAATTCCTGctacggtaaaaaaaaagcgtcaAAATTCTAACACTCCAAACAGCATTCCATGGTGTAACCAATCCGATGACGAACTGGATCACCATTTTTGGCATGATTGTAATGAATACCTGGTGGCACTGCAACATTCACGAGCTACGTCGTTGAAATGATCTCGGCAATAAATTGTGAGCAGGAATCAAACTGGACTCCACCTCTCAATCTTTCTACAGATTTTGTGTTACAGTCAGGGAAACCAAAGACGCGTAAGTTTCTATTCATATCTAGATCGGTGAACTATAATTATTCATGCATCGCAGGAGGAAGTCGTCGTTCAGACGTTCAACGCCCCTACGGGTATCGAATAGAGACGTAATTAATGGGCCAAACAGGTTTCGCCCATGAGATCATTGACAGCATCAATTCAAATATAGGATTCTCAATtgcctaaaaaagaaatgcagcaCAGATTGATCACCAACTATCTCAGGCAACATCAATTTCATTAATGATTCGTTTCTATTAAGAAATGAGGAAGTTCAATGTTCGGTAGTTATTGGTATATTTTCAACGATATTACAGACGAGACACTACAGTCTATCAAGACTCTGATGatatatcaaaacaaaaaaatttccga from Daphnia carinata strain CSIRO-1 chromosome 6, CSIRO_AGI_Dcar_HiC_V3, whole genome shotgun sequence harbors:
- the LOC130690476 gene encoding uncharacterized protein LOC130690476 isoform X2; its protein translation is MRWKNKQILQLPSFLPKLKTNHHTSTFVISISFKFWTAQITQQSDPFKGPVHVIAKDCTYIKMRATLSTFVLICLVAAIHFQPTQSHLPPIFKDKLLGKGHNGKDAGGTALAAVISSRKFGLGIKAVLLKPLLLVALAKIKFALLLGKPLALLAIKKLLLKAVLGKLLLKIPLILLKGKALLVKMLALKFALITKGLLGLKAPLAMLFLGACALGSGLGLALALGATLHKLKDGSYEEDYSYEEPYYPPPRPSYGAPPAYSSPSYPSPSYPSPPAYPSPPAYREASEYSPDPTYSSPAAQYLSSNGGSGTTGSEIFSQSVGIGTNSAYSSYANRKVLNRKKRDYSRLSYLSIPEDRYTEESEEEDEEESIDESPEDLQLEFEAARTNGNAYLYMAAQFDDQSCGRRLICEIYQKPHESLTEDEILLQEIFGYPLSQLSEEDEGTPKEMYYRAAQLGTSYQGRAGDKVCARFYPACPHNAEQLIHIFVTEDTHSNNIDSDNEPSAHLQPPQTSVRQPFYQAYLSGTTQFQPSKPIFRPDHQERTTLKTNIYQVRQPISRATNTTTKIFHPTTSCLNC
- the LOC130690476 gene encoding uncharacterized protein LOC130690476 isoform X1, which encodes MRWKNKQILQLPSFLPKLKTNHHTSTFVISISFKFWTAQITQQSDPFKGPVHVIAKDCTYIKMRATLSTFVLICLVAAIHFQPTQSHLPPIFKDKLLGKGHNGKDAGGTALAAVISSRKFGLGIKAVLLKPLLLVALAKIKFALLLGKPLALLAIKKLLLKAVLGKLLLKIPLILLKGKALLVKMLALKFALITKGLLGLKAPLAMLFLGACALGSGLGLALALGATLHKLKDGSYEEDYSYEEPYYPPPRPSYGAPPAYSSPSYPSPSYPSPPAYPSVPAYPSPPAYPSPPAYPSPPAYREASEYSPDPTYSSPAAQYLSSNGGSGTTGSEIFSQSVGIGTNSAYSSYANRKVLNRKKRDYSRLSYLSIPEDRYTEESEEEDEEESIDESPEDLQLEFEAARTNGNAYLYMAAQFDDQSCGRRLICEIYQKPHESLTEDEILLQEIFGYPLSQLSEEDEGTPKEMYYRAAQLGTSYQGRAGDKVCARFYPACPHNAEQLIHIFVTEDTHSNNIDSDNEPSAHLQPPQTSVRQPFYQAYLSGTTQFQPSKPIFRPDHQERTTLKTNIYQVRQPISRATNTTTKIFHPTTSCLNC